One Dunckerocampus dactyliophorus isolate RoL2022-P2 chromosome 18, RoL_Ddac_1.1, whole genome shotgun sequence genomic region harbors:
- the srcin1a gene encoding SRC kinase signaling inhibitor 1 isoform X13 — protein sequence MSEADVPIGFNRMNRFRQSLPLSRSASQNKLRSPDEFAGVLFLQYGDETRRVHITHELSSLDTLHALIVHMFPQKLTAGMLKSPNTAILIKDEARNVFYELEDVRDIQDRSVIKIYRKEPIYASYPAAAHLANGDLRREMVYSSRDSSPTRRLNTLPSSSASSGSPSRSRLSYSGGRPPSFAGPHEQARHPHHPSAAHVANAGLSPSPSAILERRDVKPDEEVSAKNLALMKNESLYADPYSLMHEGRLSIASTQSLAAIGDPFSFPVSSGLYRRGSVRSLSTYSAAALQGELDDSLYKPGGPLYSDTYSATLGMGFRMPPSSPQKIPDMHLRDRDSYSSRASPVRQSFRKDSSSSVFMDSPKSRPNSSSEPLCLTAGPGEGGRATPGFGSSLSGPDSDASRDHRLERMEAMEKQIASLTGLVQSVLTRAPDSDSTCGLLRLCMMAGCPPDQGTDFSRTLPFSSSDKTDTNSDGSATGTGRLKKKAHTPSAPLALMPPPPSNSTPLNNVSRLQMQLHLHGLQQNANDLRKQLSQLRKTQLENQDSMRTLLKRTEAELNVRVADALRKQEDPLQRQRLLVEEERLKYLNEEELIIQQLHDLEKSVEEIQKESAVNHKLVSVQELEEKSAVLRKLGETLTELKNQFPSLQSKMRVVLRVEVEAVKFLKEEPHRLDALLKRCKTITDILTTMRKQANEGVWKKHEDLSNPSSKHNEDLRKFSDFDLPGSPPLSINDLGGGNSLSNWSPHTSLSRRHGNPAGLHKDNHPPVPHKGKALEELERRTAADKALSVEVRLAAERDWEEKRASLTQYSAQDINRLLEETQAELMKAIPDLDFAAKQIKPSSNTPSSQNPQTPQSGAATPEHRVNKPQLKKEGGTKLGSDELTVPRYRTEKPSKSPPPPPPRRSFPSSPGLTTRSGETLIPGKSVKKSDSEEAESQKPHMKLRRTVSENPRPASTPPTLSGDKADGEQERTSGQLEGGNGVAPSKVPPPTATKLKHLQHNSMDKYKSGKREDFLKSQGQQQQASGAVSLGASIEPYLSGIKTGHLSGRQPTSARKADGTGPSLRASPGQAKALLASLSAAGLSAEALLLSSALRQHRLLREQQQQQRASSLPSPSSRSPSPASSSSQTPTATLSSSSSPTTPILSPCSPTPLSSPTFPKTNGRSLEGISSCKEGQ from the exons TGAACCGATTCCGCCAGAGCCTGCCGCTGTCACGCTCTGCCAGCCAGAATAAGCTACGATCTCCAG ATGAATTTGCAG gcgTGCTATTCCTGCAATATGGGGACGAGACACGCCGTGTACACATCACCCACGAGCTGAGCAGCCTGGACACACTGCACGCCCTCATCGTGCACATGTTCCCCCAGAAGCTGACGGCGGGCATGCTCAAGTCGCCCAACACGGCCATCCTGATCAAGGACGAGGCACGCAACGTCTTCTATGAGCTGGAGGACGTGCGTGACATCCAGGACCGCAGCGTCATCAAGATCTACCGCAAGGAGCCCATCTACGCCTCCTACCCAGCCGCCGCACACCTGGCCAATGGAGACCTGCGg AGAGAGATGGTCTACTCGTCCCGTGACTCGTCCCCAACACGCCGCCTCAACACGCTCCCCTCCTCATCGGCCTCCTCCGGCTCGCCATCCCGCTCTCGCCTCTCCTACAGCGGGGGCCGCCCGCCGTCCTTCGCGGGGCCTCACGAGCAGGcccgccacccccaccacccGTCAGCCGCCCACGTGGCCAACGCAGGCCTCTCGCCGTCGCCTAGCGCCATCCTGGAGCGCCGTGACGTCAAGCCGGACGAGGAGGTCTCGGCGAAAAACTTGGCGCTGATGAAGAACGAGTCTCTGTATGCGGACCCCTACAGCCTGATGCACGAGGGCCGCCTCAGCATCGCCTCCACGCAGTCACTAGCTGCCATCGGCGACCCCTTCAGCTTCCCCGTGTCCTCGGGGCTGTACCGCCGCGGCTCTGTGCGCTCCCTCAGCACCTACTCCGCAGCCGCCCTGCAGGGGGAGCTGGACGATTCCCTCTACAAGCCCGGGGGGCCGCTGTACTCAGACACATACTCGGCCACACTGGGCATGGGCTTTCGCATGCCGCCTTCGTCCCCACAAAAGATCCCGGACATGCACCTGCGGGACAGAGACTCATACTCCAGCAGGGCCTCACCTGTCAGACAGAGCTTCCGCAAagactcctcctcctctgtgttCATGGACAGCCCCAAGTCCAGACCTAATTCCAGCTCTGAGCCTCTGTGTCTGACAGCTGGACCAGGGGAGGGGGGCAGGGCCACGCCAGGGTTTGGTTCTTCGCTGTCTGGACCGGACTCTGATGCCAGCAG GGATCATCGTCTGGAGCGCATGGAGGCCATGGAGAAGCAGATCGCCAGCCTGACTGGTCTGGTCCAGAGTGTCCTGACCAGAGCGCCAGACAGTGACAGCAC ATGCGGCCTGCTGCGTCTCTGCATGATGGCGGGCTGCCCCCCGGACCAGGGAACCGACTTCTCACGGACATTACCTTTCTCTTCCAGCGACAAGACAGACACCAACAGCGACGGCTCCGCCACCGGAA CAGGACGGCTAAAGAAGAAAG CTCACACTCCGTCTGCACCGCTGGCGCTGATGCCGCCGCCGCCGTCCAACTCGACGCCTCTGAACAACGTCAGCCGCCTACAGATGCAGCTCCACCTGCACGGCCTGCAGCAGAACGCCAACGACCTACGCAAGCAGCTCAGCCAGCTGCGTAAGACACAG CTGGAGAACCAAGACTCCATGCGCACACTGCTCAAGCGGACTGAGGCGGAGTTGAACGTGCGCGTGGCCGACGCCCTCAGGAAGCAGGAGGATCCCTTGCAGAGACAGCGCCtcttggtggaggaggagaggctCAAGTACCTGAACGAGGAGGAGCTCATCATCCAGCAGCTGCA CGACCTGGAGAAGTCGGTGGAGGAGATCCAGAAGGAGTCGGCTGTCAACCACAAGCTGGTGAGCGTgcaggagctggaggagaagaGCGCCGTCCTCCGAAAGCTGGGGGAGACGCTCACCGAGCTGAAGA ATCAATTCCCAAGCCTGCAGAGCAAGATGAGGGTGGTGCTGAGGGTGGAAGTGGAAGCCGTGAAGTTCCTGAAGGAGGAGCCGCACAGACTGGATGCCTTGTTGAAACGCTGCAAAACAATAACGGACATCCTCACCACCATGCGCAA GCAGGCCAACGAGGGGGTGTGGAAGAAACACGAGGACCTCTCCAATCCGTCATCCAAGCACAACGAGGACCTGAGAAAGTTCTCAGACTTTGACCTACCCGGCAGCCCACCGCTCAGCATCAACGACCTCGGGGGAGGGAACAGCCTGTCCAACTGGAGCCCCCACACCAGCCTCAGCCGGCGCCACGGGAACCCGGCCGGCCTTCACAAGGACAATCACCCGCCGGTACCTCACAAGGGCAAAGCCCTGGAGGAACTGGAGCGCCGCACGGCTGCTGATAAGGCTTTGTCTGTCGAGGTTCGCCTG GCGGCGGAGCGGGACTGGGAGGAGAAGCGGGCCAGTTTGACCCAGTACAGTGCTCAGGACATCAACCGGCTGCTGGAGGAGACCCAGGCCGAGCTCATGAAGGCCATTCCCGACCTGGACTTTGCCGCTAAACAGATCAAGCCTTCTTCTAACACGCCGTCCTCCCAGAACCCACAGACCCCTCAGAGCGGGGCAGCGACCCCCGAGCACCGTGTCAACAAGCCCCAGCTGAAAAAAGAAGGAGGAACCAAGCTTGGATCTG ATGAGCTGACGGTGCCTCGCTACCGCACAGAAAAACCCTCCAAGTCTCCTCCACCGCCGCCACCCAGACGCAGCTTCCCATCTTCGCCAGGCCTGACCACCCGCAGCGGGGAGACCCTCATTCCCGGGAAGAGCGTCAAG AAGTCTGATTCTGAAGAGGCAGAGAGCCAGAAGCCTCACATGAAACTGAGGAGGACGGTGTCAGAAAACCCTCGCCCCGCATCCACACCTCCCACGCTGTCCGGGGACAAGGCGGACGGGGAGCAGGAGAGAACTTCTGGCCAGTTGGAG GGAGGAAATGGGGTGGCCCCCAGCAAGGTCCCGCCCCCCACGGCCACCAAACTGAAGCACCTGCAGCACAACAGTATGGACAAATACAAGAGCGGCAAGAGGGAGGACTTCCTGAAGAGCCaagggcagcagcagcag GCCTCAGGAGCCGTCAGCCTAGGGGCCAGCATCGAGCCGTACCTCTCCGGGATCAAAACGGGCCACCTCTCCGGGCGCCAGCCCACCTCCGCCAGGAAGGCAGATGGCACGGGGCCGTCCCTGAGGGCGTCCCCCGGCCAGGCCAAGGCGCTGCTGGCCAGCCTGTCCGCCGCCGGTCTGAGCGCAGAGGCCCTGCTGCTGTCCTCCGCCCTACGCCAGCACCGCCTCCTCcgtgagcagcagcagcagcaacggGCCTCCTCTCTGCCGTCCCCCAGCAGCCGCTCGCCCTCGCCCGCCTCCTCGTCCTCCCAGACGCCCACCGCCACCCTCTCCTCGTCGTCCTCGCCCACCACGCCCATCCTGTCCCCATGCTCGCCGACCCCGCTCAGTTCGCCCACCTTCCCCAAAACCAACGGCCGAAGCCTGGAGGGCATCAGCAGCTGCAAGGAAGGACAGTGA